A single Alphaproteobacteria bacterium DNA region contains:
- a CDS encoding nitronate monooxygenase, protein MFTGNRVTAHTRSRYPIFQSPMTWIARAPLVTAVSKAGAMGLLENSIRDLNVTKSEFAAVRAATNAPFGVNLPIRYLQMDVKEEDAIIDWLLGQGIHFATTSAGDPTRYTRRLKDAGVIVYHATATLRGAIKAVDSGVDGLIVEGAESAGIRNPEEVHTFALLQAVREAVDVPIVAAGGIVDGRGMAAAFALGAEGVTMGTRFVASFESPVHVNYKQAIVDAPITGTIMTDNPPRARSRGLKTPYSVAVAEGTRERALRSSTIELLYVQGDVENTSGAAGESAGLIHEIKPVQRIVEETIQGFWREIDRLAGLRPGKAPSS, encoded by the coding sequence ATGTTCACAGGCAATCGGGTCACCGCCCATACACGTTCGCGCTATCCGATATTCCAGTCGCCGATGACCTGGATCGCCCGCGCCCCGCTGGTGACGGCGGTGTCGAAGGCCGGCGCCATGGGTCTGCTCGAGAACTCGATCCGCGATCTGAACGTCACCAAGAGCGAGTTCGCCGCCGTCCGCGCCGCGACCAACGCGCCCTTCGGCGTCAACCTGCCGATCCGATATCTGCAGATGGACGTCAAGGAGGAGGACGCCATCATCGACTGGCTGCTGGGCCAGGGCATCCACTTCGCCACCACCTCGGCCGGCGATCCGACGCGCTACACCAGGCGGCTGAAGGATGCCGGCGTAATCGTCTACCACGCCACTGCCACCTTGCGCGGCGCGATCAAGGCGGTCGATTCAGGCGTCGACGGTCTGATCGTCGAAGGCGCGGAAAGCGCCGGCATCCGCAATCCCGAGGAGGTGCACACCTTCGCGCTGCTGCAGGCGGTGCGCGAGGCGGTCGACGTGCCGATCGTCGCCGCCGGCGGCATCGTCGACGGGCGCGGCATGGCCGCGGCCTTCGCGCTCGGGGCCGAGGGCGTCACCATGGGCACGCGCTTCGTCGCCTCGTTCGAGAGTCCGGTGCACGTGAACTACAAGCAGGCGATCGTCGACGCGCCGATTACCGGCACGATCATGACCGACAATCCGCCGCGCGCCCGCTCGCGCGGCCTGAAGACGCCCTACTCCGTCGCGGTTGCCGAGGGCACGCGCGAGCGCGCGCTGCGCAGCTCGACCATCGAGCTGCTCTACGTCCAAGGCGATGTCGAGAACACCTCGGGCGCGGCCGGCGAAAGCGCCGGGCTGATCCACGAGATCAAGCCGGTGCAGCGCATCGTCGAGGAGACGATCCAGGGCTTCTGGCGCGAGATAGACCGGCTGGCGGGGTTGCGTCCCGGAAAGGCTCCGTCGTCCTGA
- a CDS encoding ABC transporter substrate-binding protein: MLALAAPALADKSNDTLRILFRDAVPSIDPYFNSQRTGLILSHQAWDMLVHRDPVSFEIKPALATAWKLVDDKTLEFTIREGVKFHDGSTLSADDVVYTINLASNPASKVATPSNYAWIDKAEKVDDKTVRVHMKKPTPAALEYFALVVPIHPKAYREKVGFEGFSKAPVGAGPYRIVRLEQGKEVHFERFADYWKGSPKGVPRIGKLHVRFVPDSSTEMTELLGGRADWIWNINPDQFAAVNRMPTLTAIRKESMRVGYLSIDAAGRSGAGNPLTNVKVRQAIWHAIDRQSMADKLITGGSRVPQAPCFPSQFGCDQDAAVKYDYNPAKAKELLKEAGFPDGFEIELVTYVQPTQWSAAIQNYLQAVGIRAKITQLQVAAAIQKSWRGENPLYHGSWGSYSINDVSAIMPVMFGGGNDDYTRDPEMIKLLDQGGSTSDPAVRKKAYSAAIKRATENAYWLPLFTYVNTYAHSKQLDFTPYADELPRFYMYGWK, encoded by the coding sequence ATGCTGGCGCTCGCCGCGCCGGCTCTGGCCGACAAGTCCAACGACACCTTGCGGATCCTGTTCCGCGACGCGGTGCCCAGCATCGACCCGTACTTCAACTCGCAGCGCACCGGCCTGATCCTCAGCCACCAGGCCTGGGACATGCTGGTGCATCGCGACCCGGTGAGCTTCGAGATCAAGCCGGCGCTGGCCACGGCGTGGAAGCTGGTCGACGACAAGACCCTGGAGTTCACCATCCGCGAGGGCGTGAAGTTCCATGACGGCAGCACGCTCTCGGCGGACGACGTCGTCTACACCATCAACCTCGCGTCCAATCCGGCGAGCAAGGTGGCGACGCCGAGCAACTACGCCTGGATCGACAAGGCCGAGAAGGTCGACGACAAGACCGTGCGCGTGCACATGAAGAAGCCGACGCCGGCGGCGCTGGAGTACTTCGCGCTGGTCGTGCCGATCCATCCCAAGGCCTATCGCGAGAAGGTCGGCTTCGAGGGCTTCTCCAAGGCGCCGGTCGGCGCCGGGCCGTACCGGATCGTCAGGCTCGAGCAGGGCAAGGAGGTCCATTTCGAGCGCTTCGCCGATTACTGGAAGGGCAGCCCCAAGGGCGTGCCGCGGATCGGCAAGCTGCACGTGCGCTTCGTGCCCGATTCGAGCACCGAGATGACCGAGCTGCTGGGCGGGCGCGCCGACTGGATCTGGAACATCAATCCCGACCAGTTCGCTGCCGTGAACCGCATGCCGACCCTGACGGCGATCCGCAAGGAGTCGATGCGCGTCGGCTACCTGTCGATCGACGCCGCCGGGCGCAGCGGCGCCGGCAACCCGCTGACCAACGTCAAGGTGCGCCAGGCGATCTGGCACGCCATCGACCGCCAGTCGATGGCCGACAAGCTGATCACCGGTGGCAGCCGCGTGCCGCAGGCACCGTGCTTCCCGAGCCAGTTCGGCTGCGACCAGGACGCGGCGGTGAAGTACGACTACAACCCGGCCAAGGCCAAGGAGCTGCTGAAGGAAGCGGGCTTCCCCGACGGCTTCGAGATCGAGCTGGTGACCTACGTGCAGCCCACGCAGTGGAGCGCCGCGATCCAGAACTATCTCCAGGCCGTGGGCATCCGCGCCAAGATCACCCAGCTGCAGGTCGCGGCGGCGATCCAGAAGTCGTGGCGCGGCGAGAACCCGCTTTATCACGGCAGCTGGGGCAGCTACTCGATCAACGACGTCTCGGCGATCATGCCGGTGATGTTCGGCGGCGGGAACGACGACTACACGCGCGATCCCGAGATGATCAAGCTGCTCGACCAGGGCGGCAGCACGTCGGATCCCGCGGTGCGCAAGAAGGCCTATTCGGCGGCGATCAAGCGCGCCACCGAGAACGCCTACTGGCTGCCGCTGTTCACCTACGTCAACACCTACGCCCACTCCAAGCAGCTCGACTTCACGCCCTACGCCGACGAGCTGCCGCGCTTCTACATGTACGGGTGGAAGTAG
- a CDS encoding glycosyltransferase family 2 protein, with product MPTLSVLICTRNRPAKVLRAVESVLRNTFTDFELIVVDQTDDESTRVALAMIRDSRLRYIGTRTVGVAISRNIAIRAARADIVVFTDDDCVCDAGWLAAIHAEFRMDRAALGVYGRVIPFGSAGRNDWDCLSQAGDLICPAVNQSTTRLVVQSPAIPHLTLGAGNNMSFRKEAFHRVGLFMESLGPGSRIGTGEDLEFTYRLLWHRCRLVYSPDPLVEHDNWLDAGAFAHMMKVAIRVQAAVLGAYALRFDTVAIGYLMRLAWWLACNRLATGSAVAGLAWFAWGLMSAPLYRVARPPRAHHSKEEEVLRLAL from the coding sequence ATGCCAACCCTGTCGGTTCTGATCTGCACCCGCAATCGTCCCGCCAAGGTCTTGCGCGCGGTTGAAAGTGTTCTCCGAAATACTTTCACTGACTTTGAGCTCATCGTCGTCGACCAGACCGATGATGAATCGACCCGTGTTGCCCTGGCGATGATCAGAGACAGTCGGCTGCGCTACATCGGGACGCGCACCGTGGGCGTCGCGATCTCCCGGAACATCGCCATTCGCGCCGCCCGCGCCGATATCGTCGTCTTCACGGACGACGACTGCGTTTGCGATGCGGGATGGCTCGCCGCCATCCACGCCGAGTTCCGCATGGATCGTGCCGCGCTGGGCGTTTATGGCCGGGTGATCCCGTTCGGGTCGGCGGGCAGGAACGACTGGGATTGCCTCAGCCAGGCCGGCGACTTGATCTGTCCCGCCGTCAATCAATCGACCACCCGGCTGGTCGTGCAGTCGCCGGCCATCCCGCATCTCACGCTGGGCGCCGGCAACAACATGTCGTTCCGCAAGGAGGCCTTTCATCGGGTCGGCCTTTTCATGGAGTCGCTCGGGCCGGGATCCAGGATCGGCACCGGCGAGGATCTGGAGTTCACCTATCGGCTGTTGTGGCACCGCTGCCGTCTGGTGTACTCGCCGGATCCCTTGGTCGAGCACGACAACTGGCTGGACGCCGGCGCGTTCGCGCACATGATGAAGGTCGCGATTCGTGTTCAAGCCGCCGTGCTCGGTGCCTATGCCTTGCGGTTCGACACCGTCGCCATTGGGTATCTGATGCGCCTTGCCTGGTGGCTCGCCTGCAATCGGCTCGCCACCGGCTCCGCCGTTGCCGGGCTCGCCTGGTTTGCCTGGGGCCTGATGTCGGCGCCCCTGTATCGCGTCGCGCGGCCGCCACGTGCCCATCACTCAAAAGAAGAAGAAGTCCTGCGGCTGGCCCTGTAG
- a CDS encoding response regulator: protein MNARHRKASRVLLVDDDDFVRRIAAQSLEHLGFSVVELADARSALELLERSGSDIQLIVSDVRMPGLQGDELASIVSQRWPDLPVLLTSGHARTGDFTDGDVRYEVLAKPYSQAQLARAIAHVKNEMKQRRRHSAQGV from the coding sequence ATGAACGCACGCCATCGCAAGGCATCGCGCGTCCTCCTGGTAGACGACGACGATTTCGTGCGCCGAATCGCTGCGCAGTCGCTCGAGCACCTGGGCTTCAGCGTCGTCGAGCTCGCGGATGCCCGCTCGGCGTTGGAATTGCTTGAGCGGAGCGGCAGCGACATCCAGCTCATCGTCAGCGACGTGCGGATGCCGGGACTGCAGGGCGACGAACTCGCGAGTATCGTCTCGCAGCGCTGGCCCGATCTGCCGGTTCTGCTGACGTCAGGCCATGCTCGCACCGGCGACTTCACCGACGGAGACGTCCGGTACGAGGTCCTGGCCAAGCCCTATTCGCAGGCACAGCTCGCCAGGGCGATCGCCCACGTGAAGAACGAGATGAAACAGCGTCGGCGCCACTCTGCCCAAGGGGTTTGA
- a CDS encoding sterol desaturase family protein: MIGVKRPVMGSEPFIRLSFFLGVLALMALWEVLAPRRRLSLPRAARWPANLAIVLLNTALLRLVLPASAVGFALLCEQRGWGLLGLFEAPSWATIALGVLALDLVVYLQHVLFHAVPALWRLHRMHHADLDIDVTTGARFHPVEILLSMAIKLAAIAAFGVPATAVLIFEILLNATAMFNHGNIRMPVALDRVLRWIVVTPDMHRVHHSVLPQETNSNFGFNMPWWDRLFGTYRAQPAAGHETMAIGVAHLSAPREQRLDRMLIQPFHEVVGPPSPASGDR; encoded by the coding sequence ATGATTGGAGTCAAGAGACCGGTCATGGGCAGCGAGCCTTTCATCCGCCTCTCCTTCTTCCTCGGCGTGCTGGCATTGATGGCGCTGTGGGAGGTGCTGGCGCCGCGCCGGCGGCTGAGCCTGCCGCGCGCCGCGCGCTGGCCGGCCAATCTCGCCATCGTGCTGCTGAACACGGCGCTGCTGCGCCTCGTCCTGCCGGCCTCTGCGGTGGGCTTCGCCCTGCTCTGCGAGCAGCGCGGCTGGGGGCTGCTGGGCCTGTTCGAGGCGCCGTCCTGGGCGACGATCGCGCTGGGCGTGCTGGCGCTTGACCTGGTCGTCTACCTGCAACACGTGCTGTTCCATGCCGTGCCGGCGCTGTGGCGCCTGCATCGCATGCATCACGCCGACCTCGACATCGACGTCACCACCGGCGCGCGCTTCCATCCTGTCGAGATCCTGCTGTCGATGGCCATCAAGCTGGCGGCGATCGCCGCCTTCGGCGTGCCGGCCACCGCCGTGCTGATCTTCGAGATACTGCTCAATGCCACGGCGATGTTCAATCACGGCAACATCCGCATGCCCGTCGCGCTCGATCGCGTCCTGCGCTGGATCGTGGTGACGCCGGACATGCATCGCGTCCACCACTCGGTGCTGCCGCAGGAGACCAACAGCAATTTCGGCTTCAACATGCCATGGTGGGACCGGCTGTTCGGCACCTACCGCGCGCAGCCCGCCGCCGGTCACGAGACGATGGCCATCGGCGTCGCGCATCTGAGCGCGCCACGCGAGCAGCGGCTGGACCGCATGCTGATACAGCCCTTCCACGAGGTCGTTGGCCCACCCTCCCCGGCAAGCGGCGATCGATGA
- a CDS encoding metalloregulator ArsR/SmtB family transcription factor — protein sequence MINPKSEVFAQFAEIARVLGEANRLELLEHAAQGERPVERLAELSGLSVANASRHLQVLRRAGLLRARREGKQVLYRLGDGPVLELLQALRRYAEFASGEMRRVVDDYFARLDALEPVSRAEIARRVKEGGVLLLDVRPEDEFALGHLPGALNVPLAQLSRRLSKLPKTLQIVAYCRGPYCVLSFEAVAALRAKGYDARRLEDGYPEWKMAGLPVEAAAGGSG from the coding sequence ATGATCAACCCGAAATCCGAAGTCTTCGCCCAGTTCGCCGAGATCGCCCGCGTGCTGGGCGAGGCCAACCGACTGGAATTGCTGGAGCACGCCGCACAGGGCGAGCGGCCGGTCGAGCGTCTGGCTGAGCTTTCCGGGCTCTCGGTCGCCAATGCCTCGCGCCACCTGCAGGTGCTCAGGCGCGCCGGGCTGCTGCGCGCACGGCGCGAGGGCAAGCAGGTGCTTTATCGGCTGGGCGACGGCCCGGTGCTCGAGCTGCTGCAGGCGCTGCGCCGCTACGCCGAGTTCGCCAGCGGCGAGATGCGCCGGGTGGTGGATGACTATTTCGCGCGCCTCGACGCGCTGGAGCCGGTGTCGCGGGCGGAGATCGCGCGGCGCGTGAAGGAGGGCGGCGTGCTGCTGCTCGACGTGCGGCCGGAGGACGAGTTCGCCCTGGGCCATCTGCCGGGCGCGCTGAACGTGCCGCTGGCGCAGCTTTCGCGGCGGCTGTCGAAGCTGCCCAAGACGCTGCAGATCGTCGCCTATTGCCGCGGGCCCTATTGCGTCCTGTCCTTCGAGGCGGTTGCGGCGCTGCGCGCCAAAGGCTACGACGCGCGGCGGCTGGAGGACGGCTATCCCGAGTGGAAGATGGCCGGCCTGCCGGTCGAGGCGGCTGCCGGCGGCTCCGGGTAG
- a CDS encoding sterol desaturase family protein, translating to MSLVSSALEFFLQAWPAMFLIDLLRYVIAASVMALIIVVVARLGFGPGPIQARLPSRGDYGREIGLSLRTVLIFSLNGFGLFAAVQAGIITIPRTLEAAGGWAAIVATFAGILLAHDAWFYWTHRLLHGPAMWRRMHRAHHRSIAPTPFAAYAFDIGEAVIQAIFLPLFLLAVPTHPGVISLFLLIMIVRNVMGHAGVEFHPAIFAPGRALGWLTTTTHHDLHHQTGRWNFGFYFTFWDRLMGTEHPDYAQRFLEARRRRLQALGA from the coding sequence ATGTCCCTTGTCTCCTCGGCCCTGGAATTCTTCCTGCAGGCCTGGCCGGCCATGTTCCTGATCGACCTGCTGCGCTACGTGATCGCCGCCTCGGTCATGGCGCTCATCATCGTGGTGGTCGCGCGCCTGGGCTTCGGACCCGGGCCGATCCAGGCCAGGCTACCTAGCCGCGGCGACTACGGCCGCGAGATCGGCCTGTCGCTGCGCACCGTGCTGATCTTCTCGCTCAACGGCTTCGGCCTGTTCGCCGCGGTGCAGGCCGGCATCATCACCATTCCCCGCACGCTCGAGGCGGCCGGCGGCTGGGCGGCTATCGTCGCGACCTTCGCCGGTATCCTGCTGGCGCATGACGCGTGGTTCTACTGGACGCACCGCCTCCTGCACGGCCCGGCGATGTGGCGGCGCATGCACCGCGCGCACCACCGCTCGATCGCGCCGACGCCCTTCGCCGCCTATGCCTTCGACATCGGCGAGGCGGTCATCCAGGCGATCTTCCTGCCGCTGTTCCTGCTGGCTGTGCCGACCCACCCCGGCGTGATCTCGCTCTTCCTGCTGATCATGATCGTGCGCAACGTCATGGGCCACGCCGGCGTCGAGTTCCATCCGGCGATCTTCGCGCCGGGCCGCGCGCTGGGCTGGCTGACCACCACCACGCATCACGACCTCCACCACCAGACCGGCCGCTGGAATTTCGGCTTCTACTTCACCTTCTGGGACCGGCTGATGGGCACCGAGCACCCCGACTATGCGCAACGCTTCCTCGAAGCACGCCGTCGCCGGTTGCAGGCGCTGGGCGCGTAG
- a CDS encoding amidase, with the protein MTLAMGWDEWARCDATALAELVRAKKLKPAELSAQAAAAIERTNPTLGAVVEVFDDVVADPARDGANLDGPFAGVPYLMKDLGPTLKGRLQEMGSKLLRGNRAAADTWLTGRIRNAGLNIMGRTTTPEFGCCSSAENPEIYVTRNPWDTDYTTLGSSAGTAAMVACGAVPIAHASDGGGSIRLPAGANGNIGLKPSRGVFSLSPMASDLSGLVSTQGVQTRSVRDTAVFFDACRGGAPGEFMPFWQPAEPYAQLIGRDPGRLKIALSHEWGDYKAIPHFVKELERIGRFLEGLGHTVDWALPQVDLRAAFQAQTACYISNFAQTIANLLAPRGLDKPPPDLVEPINIRIWQAGIGFSYSDRARMQAVFNTTSRGFGAFFEDWDIILTPVMALPTPRVGTKEYLTISDNPSVHDWFANLWRIFAYTPLANLCGIPGISLPLAAQENGLPLGIQAQARQGADGLLLQLAAQVERAIGGKWTDGRLPPVHVAHG; encoded by the coding sequence ATGACATTGGCGATGGGTTGGGACGAGTGGGCGAGGTGCGATGCGACCGCCCTGGCGGAACTGGTGCGCGCGAAGAAGCTCAAGCCGGCCGAGCTGTCGGCGCAGGCCGCCGCCGCGATCGAGCGGACCAATCCGACGCTCGGCGCCGTGGTCGAGGTGTTCGACGACGTCGTCGCCGATCCGGCCCGGGACGGCGCCAACCTCGACGGCCCGTTCGCCGGCGTGCCCTACCTGATGAAGGACCTCGGCCCGACCCTGAAGGGGCGGCTGCAGGAGATGGGCTCCAAGCTGCTGCGCGGCAACCGTGCCGCCGCCGACACCTGGCTCACTGGCCGCATCCGCAACGCCGGCCTCAACATCATGGGCCGCACCACGACGCCGGAGTTCGGCTGCTGCTCCTCGGCTGAGAATCCCGAGATCTATGTCACGCGCAACCCCTGGGACACGGACTACACGACGCTCGGCTCGTCGGCCGGCACGGCGGCGATGGTCGCCTGCGGCGCGGTGCCGATCGCGCATGCCTCCGACGGCGGCGGCTCGATCCGCCTGCCGGCGGGCGCCAACGGCAATATCGGGCTCAAGCCCTCGCGCGGCGTGTTCTCGCTCTCGCCGATGGCCTCGGATCTCAGCGGCCTGGTCTCGACCCAGGGCGTCCAGACGCGCTCGGTGCGCGACACCGCGGTGTTTTTCGATGCCTGCCGCGGCGGCGCGCCGGGCGAGTTCATGCCGTTCTGGCAGCCGGCCGAGCCCTACGCCCAGCTGATCGGGCGCGATCCCGGCCGGCTGAAGATCGCGCTGTCGCACGAGTGGGGCGACTACAAGGCGATTCCGCATTTCGTGAAGGAGCTGGAGCGCATCGGCAGGTTTCTCGAGGGGCTGGGCCACACGGTCGACTGGGCGTTGCCGCAGGTCGACCTGCGCGCCGCCTTCCAGGCGCAGACCGCCTGCTACATCAGCAACTTCGCGCAGACCATCGCCAACCTGCTGGCGCCGCGCGGGCTCGACAAGCCGCCGCCGGATCTGGTCGAGCCGATCAACATCCGCATCTGGCAGGCCGGCATCGGCTTCAGCTACAGCGATCGCGCACGCATGCAGGCGGTGTTCAATACCACCTCGCGTGGCTTCGGCGCCTTCTTCGAGGATTGGGACATCATCCTCACGCCCGTGATGGCGCTGCCGACGCCGCGGGTGGGCACGAAGGAATACCTGACGATCAGCGACAATCCCTCGGTGCACGACTGGTTCGCCAATCTCTGGCGCATCTTCGCCTACACGCCGCTGGCCAATCTCTGCGGCATTCCCGGCATCTCCCTGCCGCTCGCCGCGCAGGAGAACGGCCTGCCGCTGGGCATCCAGGCACAGGCCAGGCAGGGCGCCGACGGCCTGCTGCTGCAGCTCGCCGCGCAGGTCGAGCGCGCCATCGGCGGCAAGTGGACCGACGGGCGGCTGCCGCCAGTGCACGTCGCGCACGGGTAG
- a CDS encoding oligosaccharide flippase family protein, which produces MTTGIAGATETAADAGRRRIATNFVTLALTSLLGLLVTILISVYVRRILGPVAVGQASWALAAIGYLTVAVCPALTIVAQRELARMPKLTPQRLALVLTLQTMLAVAVYGALLVLAAFEPRGKVVSVLLVIYGVTLFSFAWNTGWVLQAHERMVAPSIAGLVINALQLPALALLVYGPGDLYLYAALSLPFAFAGVLFNLWYIARRGLARLWQLRPTLSGTGGLFREAWPLALAQGAAMIAMHSGTIILGFTHGDAPVGQFTTAYRLMLVAAVITAALWNAYFPAFARTLERRDEAIALSREYLALLAWMGLPMAALGWALGRHVVGLLYGPQFGPSGHYFEWLCITIGLTFLNYGVVATLVPWGYGGLQLKIAGTAAILNLCVCALAIPLYGPWGAVAATISSELLVVIVGLLARRRLRLHWHPVLPVVGPPLVCSAAVAMILVSLPGWLDRLWWLQLLIGAAVLAGCFAAFEQRALRRLLRSFA; this is translated from the coding sequence ATGACCACCGGCATCGCGGGCGCGACGGAGACGGCTGCCGATGCCGGACGTCGTCGCATCGCCACGAACTTCGTCACATTGGCGCTCACCAGCCTTCTGGGCCTGCTGGTAACGATCCTCATCAGCGTCTACGTGCGGCGCATCCTCGGTCCGGTCGCAGTGGGGCAGGCGAGCTGGGCGCTGGCGGCGATCGGCTATCTCACCGTCGCGGTATGCCCGGCACTGACGATTGTGGCGCAGCGCGAGCTCGCGCGCATGCCGAAGCTGACCCCGCAGCGCCTCGCCCTTGTCCTCACCCTGCAAACCATGCTGGCAGTCGCCGTCTACGGTGCGCTGCTGGTCCTTGCTGCGTTCGAGCCGCGCGGCAAGGTCGTCAGCGTTCTGCTGGTCATCTATGGCGTGACGCTGTTCTCCTTCGCCTGGAACACGGGATGGGTGCTGCAGGCTCACGAGCGAATGGTCGCGCCCAGCATAGCCGGCCTGGTCATCAACGCCCTGCAGCTGCCGGCCCTGGCGCTTCTCGTCTACGGGCCCGGAGATCTATACCTCTATGCGGCGCTGTCGCTGCCCTTTGCGTTTGCCGGCGTCCTTTTCAACCTCTGGTACATCGCCCGTCGAGGCCTGGCGCGGTTATGGCAGCTGCGACCCACGCTGTCCGGCACGGGTGGCCTGTTCCGGGAAGCATGGCCTCTGGCATTGGCGCAGGGTGCCGCCATGATTGCGATGCACAGCGGCACCATCATCCTCGGCTTCACGCACGGCGACGCTCCCGTGGGCCAGTTCACGACGGCCTATCGGCTGATGCTGGTCGCGGCCGTGATCACGGCGGCGCTGTGGAATGCCTATTTCCCGGCGTTTGCGCGCACGCTCGAGCGGCGCGATGAAGCGATTGCCCTGTCGCGCGAGTACCTCGCACTGCTGGCGTGGATGGGTCTGCCGATGGCGGCGCTGGGATGGGCGCTCGGCCGGCACGTCGTCGGGCTGCTGTACGGCCCGCAGTTCGGCCCCAGCGGCCATTACTTCGAATGGCTCTGCATCACCATCGGACTCACCTTCCTGAACTATGGCGTGGTCGCCACCCTCGTGCCGTGGGGATACGGGGGGCTGCAACTCAAGATTGCCGGCACCGCTGCGATCCTGAATCTTTGTGTCTGCGCCCTCGCGATCCCGCTCTACGGGCCTTGGGGCGCGGTTGCCGCGACGATCAGCTCGGAACTGCTGGTGGTGATCGTCGGACTTCTCGCGCGACGCCGCCTGCGCCTGCACTGGCACCCCGTCCTGCCCGTGGTTGGTCCGCCACTCGTTTGCTCGGCGGCCGTGGCCATGATCCTGGTATCCCTGCCCGGCTGGCTCGACAGGCTATGGTGGTTGCAGCTTCTCATCGGCGCGGCGGTGCTTGCGGGATGCTTCGCGGCGTTTGAGCAGCGCGCCCTTCGGCGCCTGCTGCGCAGCTTCGCTTAG
- a CDS encoding DUF2147 domain-containing protein, protein MHRVLLSVATVLAFVGSASAQPTPMGDWLTAGASAVVRIAPCPSDEGTLCGRITWLWDPSTSADTRNADPALRSRPLVGLEMLQGFRPARPGEWTGGSIYNPEDGNSYSASLKLRDATTLDVRGCVLFICRSQVWRRPSALPR, encoded by the coding sequence ATGCATCGGGTTCTTCTGTCCGTCGCGACCGTGCTGGCGTTCGTCGGCTCGGCCTCGGCGCAACCGACGCCGATGGGCGATTGGCTCACGGCGGGCGCCTCGGCGGTGGTGCGGATCGCACCCTGCCCGTCGGACGAGGGCACGCTGTGCGGGCGCATCACCTGGCTGTGGGATCCGTCGACGAGCGCCGACACGCGCAATGCCGACCCGGCGCTGCGCTCGCGGCCGCTGGTCGGCCTGGAGATGCTGCAGGGCTTCCGTCCGGCCAGGCCGGGCGAATGGACCGGCGGCAGCATCTACAATCCCGAGGACGGCAACAGCTACAGCGCCAGCCTCAAGCTGCGCGACGCCACGACCCTCGATGTGCGCGGCTGCGTGCTGTTCATCTGCCGCTCGCAGGTCTGGCGCCGGCCATCGGCGTTGCCGCGCTGA
- a CDS encoding helix-turn-helix transcriptional regulator — MLELDMALRGGAVGLLGLVMLLLPRGAPRAPAAWIAAAYSLTIAAYCVVSAPGLGPRFGLALMPLAILAHSAPVAFWLMARAFFEDGFRPRGVHAAMIVGWIVVALIYWLFLWPMGNPVRMAVDLAIHAVAAGFVVLSLLAAIRGAPADLVERRRRLRPVFVAMSGLYMLVVLVLEVAMPKGPAPAALSALNAAGIFAVVFAFSAVVLGLGAADLFVQVPRNAAQAPAEPAIDEPPAPAVSVDTALLDKIRTAMERDRLYREEGLTIAVFAMRLGATEHRVRRAINAGLGHRNFNMFLNAYRIADARAALADPSQAEVPVLTIAMDAGFGSLGPFNRAFKAETGLTPSEFRARAAAT; from the coding sequence ATGCTCGAACTGGACATGGCCCTGCGCGGCGGCGCCGTCGGCCTGCTCGGCCTCGTGATGCTGCTCCTGCCGCGCGGCGCGCCGCGGGCGCCCGCGGCATGGATCGCCGCGGCCTATTCGCTCACCATCGCGGCCTATTGCGTCGTCTCGGCGCCGGGGCTGGGCCCGCGCTTCGGCCTCGCCCTGATGCCGCTGGCGATTCTCGCCCACAGTGCTCCTGTCGCCTTCTGGCTGATGGCACGCGCGTTCTTCGAGGATGGCTTCCGGCCGCGTGGCGTGCACGCCGCGATGATCGTCGGCTGGATCGTGGTCGCGCTGATCTACTGGCTGTTCCTGTGGCCGATGGGCAACCCGGTGCGGATGGCAGTCGATCTGGCGATCCATGCCGTCGCCGCCGGCTTCGTCGTGCTGTCGCTGCTCGCCGCCATCCGCGGCGCGCCCGCCGACCTGGTCGAGCGCCGCCGGCGGCTGCGGCCGGTGTTCGTCGCCATGTCGGGCCTCTACATGCTGGTGGTCCTGGTGCTGGAGGTGGCGATGCCCAAGGGGCCGGCGCCTGCGGCGCTGTCGGCGCTCAACGCCGCCGGCATCTTCGCGGTCGTCTTCGCCTTCAGTGCGGTGGTGCTCGGGCTGGGGGCCGCCGACCTCTTCGTCCAGGTGCCGCGCAACGCTGCGCAAGCGCCAGCCGAGCCGGCGATCGACGAGCCCCCGGCGCCTGCCGTTTCGGTCGACACCGCGCTGCTGGACAAGATCAGGACCGCGATGGAGCGCGACCGGCTCTACCGCGAGGAGGGGCTGACCATCGCTGTATTCGCCATGCGCCTGGGGGCGACGGAACACCGCGTGCGCCGGGCGATCAACGCCGGGCTGGGCCATCGCAACTTCAACATGTTCCTCAACGCCTACCGCATCGCCGACGCCCGGGCGGCGCTGGCCGATCCGAGCCAGGCCGAGGTGCCGGTGCTGACCATCGCCATGGACGCCGGCTTCGGCTCGCTGGGCCCGTTCAACCGCGCCTTCAAGGCCGAGACGGGGCTCACGCCGAGCGAGTTCCGGGCCCGCGCCGCCGCGACCTAG